The DNA window tttgatatttttcattcatGAAGGATATTTTataccacacaaacacacaaatatatagatatatttgtgtattatatacatatatacacacatacatacatatataaattatatttatataaattattttatatatatatatatatatatatattgggtaCATTGACTTAGTTCATAGTTTGCCATGTTAACTTACAAGTTTGCCTTTCTTATGTAGTGAAAGAACTTTTCCATAGGAAAGGAATGTGAAAGTAGgttaatccattttattttctgttttaggATGGTAACAAAAATTTCAGTTTTTTATGGATTTACATTGATTATCAAATAGTGGAAGGTTGGGTATCCAGTGATAGATCACTCAATACAATGATAGACCCTCTAATTTCTCCTTAACTTCTCCCCAGTCTCTGGTGGATCTTCAAGTGGCAGATCCTATCAGGAACTAGAAGTTTTAGATTATTGTTGTCCAGTTGCAGTCCTGAGGCAGAAAGCATTAAAAGGAGGGCCAAGGTTTAAAGCCAGAATCTTAGTTGCAGCTGACTGGACTGAGAGGCCTTTTAGAAGTCTTGGTTTGAAGGGTGCCTTCTTAGCTGCATCTTGGCATCTTAATAATTTTCCCCAGAGACAAAGCAGTAAGAACCCTAAATTTCCCccatttctggggtttttttggggggaaagaggtTGTCTCCTAATCTTTTGGTCATCTGGAGTGATCTATGTGATGAAGGATGAACAGAGGCTTCTGCAGGGGAGGAGGGTTGTGGAAATAAGTCCACAAACTTCCCAAGCTCGAATGTTGTAGCTGTAGATAGAGAAGGTGCTGTGTTGTGGTAGTTACTTGATTTTGGCCTGGTCAGCTTCTaaaccttctcctctttctcttcctctttgattTTAGACCATCTCCATTTTTGAGGAGCGAGCTCATATCCTTTACATGTCATTAGAAAAGTTAAAGTTTATCGATGACCCTGAAGTATATCTTCGAAGATCTGTGCTTATAAATAACTTAATGAAAAGGATCCATGGAGAAATTATCATGCAGAATAACTGGTGCTTTTCTGCCTGCTCGTTTAGTGGAGCCTCTGCCCAGGAGTGGTTCATGGCTCAAGACTGTCCTTACCGAAAACGGATCCGGATGACAAAAGAGGACTGTGAAAAGTTTCATGCCTGCTGCTTCTACCAAGAATGTGGTGGTCACTACCTAAATTTACCCTTCTCTGTTAGTGCTCATGGGGGAAATTCTTCTGCTacaccctcttcttcttcctcttcctcctcttctaccCCTATGTCTTTGCCAAGTTGTTCCCACCAGGTGGATTACGGCCTGAGCAGTGCACCTCTTTACAGAAGTGATGACCAGATACCTGCCAATGAAATATTCATTACAAATGCCAGGTCTCCTGGCATCCAGGAAAAGGCCAAATTAAATgatgagaaagcaagcaatgcAACTGAGAGAGATGGTGTAACCCTAAGTCGGGAACCTATGAGAGGCGACCATGCTCTTGAATGTAAAGGcaaattttatgattattttgaGACTGAGTGTAATGAAAAAAGCAATGTAAGTGAATCTTGGAAAAAATCCTTAAGGAAAAAGGAATCTTTACCAAGTAATAAACTGTGCTGCAGCAAAGGAAGTAAAATATGAGCCATCTTTTTGCTGTAACTTTGAAGCATGCACAGCATGATCAATTAGCTatcataaattttattttgaatggaTTTTATAGTTTTGTACAACTGATACAATTATGCCATGAACATGTCGTGTAGTTTTAATGCCTGGAGAGCAGATTGCATAAAACATCTGTACAGTCTGCATCAGTGAGCTACTTATAAATATGGAGATTTCACAGAGAAAACAGTTGAATTACTGCTTACGAGTATATCTTAGTTTTGTAACAGAAAAGACCAGTAGATCAAATTGGGGAAAAGGAGCCCTTTTATGTGTCCCTTGCCTTGCAAGGAGTCTGCGACTAACTAAGAAAGGTCATCAAGTTTGCCAATAAATTAGCTAGTTATTTGGTAAGCACATCAATATTTTCAGCTAGGGTAATCTGCTTCATATATACAACACGGTATTTATTCTGAGTAAAAGATTGGATATAGTGAACCCAGGTGAACTGGCTTCACATTTTGTCATAGATACTGTTAAATATTGGTATTTAACAGTCTTGGGTGACTGAAGAAATCAGTATGTAATATAATGAAACACACCTGTTTATGGAACCATAATAAAACAAACTATATGGAGTATAATCACTTGCAAGTCTCTAGCTTGCTTGTGATGAGTAAAGAGGTTTTTGGAGGTCTGTTGTCATACAGGGCGTTTTTTGGTGCCTTACTTTATCTTAATTTTTGCCATTGTGAAAATTAAGGATAAAATCAGAGTTACAGCAGGGATTTAACAAACAGAAAATAACACACAGGGTGGATCAATATTGTTCGAAAACTGTTACATTTGAAATATTGAGTTCAACTTTTTATTCGACAtctctattcttcctttttttgatgCCCAATTGCTTTTGGATTTGGCATTTTTAGAAAGGGATTGAGGAAACAATAGAGAGATCTGTTATAAACCAGCACTAGCTGCTTGTGCATTTCTATGGCAACAGTCTGTTGctggggtttgttgttttttgtttttgtttttgttttttgtataatGAAGTTCATGAACCAGTGGCATGCTTTATACTTTAAtctgttttgcataatttcactcTTTTAGATTATAAAAGCATGTGGTTTTTTTATATATGACTTTTGCTGTTAATTAAGAAGCACAATGTTAATAAATGATGTGGCGATCAATAAGGTTCTATCTTGAATGTAAAGATTTTAGTTTCCGAAAAGTTATTTTggagaaatgggacttgaatctACAATGGTTAAAAATAGATTTGgtcaaaattcttcattttcatcacTTAAGCATATCCACTTTCAAAAGTGTCTAAAATATCCCTCTCATCCTTCTCTAACCCCTAACCTATCTTTTAGATAAAAATATATTCCCATTCACAAGGTTATGTAATTGACTTGGACATTCTTAAACAGTGCTTCAAAGGAATCAAATATCAAATGATGGAAATAAATATgttctgttcccctcccccaatttctccaagataaaagctttttaaaaaaacattgctATTAATATTAAATAGAGGTCTCATTCATACAGTGTATGAGTAGGATCATCATTTGGACAATTGTCCACAAGGAccaattttttaaatatgttcttGTGTTATAGCTGAATAGTCCAGTAATGTCTgttctttattttcaatatttgatAAACATTCGATGTTAGATATTAGATGCTTGTATACCAACGTGTTGTTGTAGTAAAGTGAGGTTTTCCTtggtatatatttattaaaatgaccAAAATTCATTAAGATTTTATATCTTTAATGGGTATTGgatatatatttctctctccctctttttttcacCACTGCAGTACTGACAATACCTAGAACTTAAAGTGGATAGTGACCAAAGAAGTTTGTCTTATATAAGGTGTAGTACAGAGTTTTAAATAACCTATCTGGTGGACTTGTGgcatttttaagtaatttttgtgGGTTTGAAAAATCTTACTATTAAAAAATGTATGAGCCCTTAAGTTCCTCATTTTACCTGTTTCCATTAAAACATGGACTTTAGGAAAACcttaaatatttcacattttaaataatttataatttttccaatttttaaaaacaaaattctgttaTAATCTAAAGGCAGATTTTATACTCATTtgttaaaaagagggaaaattagCTGAAACTTGATCTGTCAAATATaacatgtttattattaatttaacaaTAAGATACATATGAAAAAGGAGAAGGTTAatcaagaggtttttttttccctttctgaccaaagtttaaaaaaaagaaaaagacctggtTATTGATTTTCCAGAATCACATTCTTAACAATAAGTTTTATATAAAACTAATCATATCTTTCCAAACTGGGCACCAGCGTTTTTGCATTTTAAAGCCAGCCACAGCTACTGACTTGAATGAGTGTGGTCTTGTGAACCCCATACTTTAGAATATACAAACACAAAGCACTGTTGTATTAAACGCCCATGTTGCTGTTCGTAGATTATACCTTGCCCAGTAAAAATTGATTCCTTTCTAATACAGAATCAtacaatttgttttaaaaaaaaaactattggaaAGAAATCAAATTCTTTTCCTAAACCCTCTGCCAAGGGATCCTTTAATTGATGAAAGTAAGTCACCTGCCTTCTCTGGGCTGCAGATTCTTCTCTAAAATGACGAGGTTGGGTTAAATAATCTTTTAAGCCtgtttcagttctaaatctatgttccctGTGATCCTATTTGACTTTGAAGGAAGGATGGGGGAAAAGGCAGAAAAACTTTGAGGTTCCACCTGCTTCTTGATGGTCAATCAAAAGTGAATAGAAAGCATTTTTGAAGTGATTTTTTTAGACCTGGAGACAGGGTTTCATTCACATGCAACTTTTGAAGAGCACATCATTTATGTAAAGTAAGATCTACATAGGAGTTTATAGTTAGAACATAGCATTTTGTTTCTGTAAaggaatgactatttttttttaaattctattaagGTCTCCAGTAAAGTCCCCTTTGAGGCTGGCTTGCATCATCATGGCATGGAGTTGGTTCTCAAAAATAGTTAGTCCATTGAGTGCAAGTATTGATAGATTGTACCAAGCTGGAAACCCTTCAAATATAAGCCATGCATTGGATTCAGAGAGGCTTTATCGTTTGAAAAACAGCCACTAAAAATGTGGTGAATTGGAGGGGGAGTGGGTAACATGACCTGATGAAGAACATCCACAGATGTGGGTGGTTGTCGTTGTTTGTGTCAGTAAACTGATTGATGAAATTGTGCATTTCTTGAAATGTTGAGGTTTGTAGTAAGAGCAGATAGCACAGAATGATCTGTGGTCCAGTGGCACCCTTAGAATAAATTGAAGACATGGTGTGAAGGATTTTTATATGGTGAAACCAGACTCTTAATCCCTTGCTAACAAAATGTCAGCATGAAAAAAATATCTGAGATAGATTGAAAATATACACAATTTTCACTGTTTTGCCCATCTTATTGTGTTGATTCCTTTTCATCTCATCTCCTCCCATCTTATTGTTAAACACTGTTCACATTCCTgtcctcttcttttaaaattaattcgtAATTGTAATTGGCATTGTCCTATACTTTCTAGCTTTAACAGGCCTTGAAAAAAAGCAGATTCAGCACAACAATAACCACAAATGTCTAAAGATATAAAACTATCCAAAGAAGGGGAAGTAGAAGTATTGGTTTCCTCAAAGATACATAGTTTGAAATGGAAAATAAGGTGGTGAGGCAATTTCTAAGTACAGTTAACTGGCATTCATTTTAATATTGCTATGTTTTGACTTGGGGTACAGAATAAAGGTATTCGGGAACTTTAAAGTCTCTGTGAGGCATTTCTGTTGCTTTCTTAGGATTATATAGTACGTGAGAGACTTCCTTCTAGCAAGGTGTATTCCCTTCAGTATAgctataaattattctctttatGTAAAATAGCTACATGACCTGGGGTGAAATAGTAACCACAGTAGAGATTTTTTTCCATCCCAGTGTACATGCCATATATTAGGCAGGAGAACACACTTAGAAAAGCTCTTGCAAAGATATAGCTTATGAACACTTGAAACCTAGCATCCTGCCATAGAATACATCAGCAAGTGAGTTTAATAAAACATGCTGTTTAAAATAGTCTGTAATTTCCTGTTTCTGCATATCACTTCAGTGTCAGTGACAGACTGAGCGATGACTAAACTAAGAGAATTACACAAGCTAGTCTAGCATCATTTGCGCACCATTTCTATGAAGTCCGTCTTCTTGAAGATAAACAGCCTTTGGTTGCACTATATGTAAcctttatttttccccccagttaATCCAGTTTAGACAATTTGGACAACAGTTCACATGAAACAGATCCTGAGGGTTTTCATGGACTTCAAGGTCAATGTGTCTAAACAATGTGGTCATGACAACCAAAAAAGATAATGTAATCTTAGTCTCATTAGCAGGCATAATAGCCTCCTGTTCATGCGAGGTGTTAATCCCATTCTACACTGtactggtcagaccacatctgtatTACCATCTTCTGTTTATGTTCCACATTCTGGGAAGGATGTTGGCAAATTGCAGAGCAACCTTAGGAGAGCAATCAGTTTAATCAGTTTAGTGAGGGGCTTCAAGAGCCTGCCATATGTGGATTATTTGAAGGCAGTCAGGGATGTTTGTCATGGAGAGGAGAACAACTTGGGAGGGAAATGCTGGCTGCTTTAAacatttgaagggttgtcatggggaagaggatatttgttttgttttggccctAGAGAGGCAGAGTTAAAAGCAATGGAAGTTATTAATTAGTGAATTAATAGGCTGGACATAAGAAACTTCCTAAACAAGGcagtccaaaagtgaaatgagtagctTTGTAAAGCAGTGTGTTCTCTCTTACCAGATGACCATTCATTGGAGTGCTGTGCAAGGAATTCTGATTTATGTAAAAattgaactaggtgacctctaagatccatTCTAGTTCTGAAGTTGTATAATTCTAGAAGGTAATTCTGAGTCTGAACTGGGGGTCATTCGCAAGCATTTGAGTCATCTGCCTTTGACCATGAAATGGGTTGCTAGCTTCGAATAGAAAGATATAAATCAAGATTCCTAAGAAGACGGCAAAATAATATCAGTGTGTGAGAAGTAGAAGCAGCTTAAGGTTGCGCGTAGCTCAGGAGTATGACAGCACAAGCAGCAAGGCCATTTCAGCAGGCTTCTGTCATTCCAAGTCATTACAGAGGAACTGTTGTATCCAAGCACCAGATGTGTGGTCTTCAGCTCCTTCCTCTCTGCCAGGATGTCAGTTCATTCCTGAAGACTGTAAGACATGTTGTTTTTCCTATACAGACCCCTaatgagaggaagagaatggTTGGGGAAACTTCACTGACTAGCTCAGGTGTATCTCAACTAATGAAGAGTCCTCTCGTATAGTTTTAACCAAAAAGTAGAGCCCTCTGAAATGTCACCTGTAACAGTGTTAACACGGTCTCATTTTCTGCAAAACACAATGCACATGTATGAAttcataaagaggaaaaaaatggtgaAGAGCCATTGTTTGTCatgaaattcaggaaaaaaagcaGAAGTTGGAAGATTACCATCTTTGCAATcagaaaatgctatttttatacTATGGTTAGAGAGAAGCAAGTTGAGAacgttttgtttcattttccctcatttttatatttatgagGCCCtccttttgattttttggggggagggggggcaataaGGATATTGGATTAAGTCTCAGAACAGCAAAAACATACTGTTCAGTGGTATGTTAGCCAGTCTTTATAAGGATCCAAAATTGCTATGGGTTTTGTGTATTAGATTTTAGTGGCTGGGGTAAATGCAATCCTGGGGTTTTGAGGAACATAGGAAGACTAATTGGCACTGACTCAAACATGTTTTTGAGTCCCTCCCTTGTTTCTTCTGAACTTCTTCCTCCCACTGTCCCCATCCCAAGTAAAAGCACTGGTGTaaggtaatttttttcaaatttaattttgggATGAACACTGACTCTCTTTACACTGAGATAACATCCATCATGATCTAGGGTTTGTAAGCTAGACTGATCAATACCCCAGTCTCTTTTGCTTTTAAATGCTCCACAGATGGAAGATTTGCCAACTATATTCAGCAGTCTGTACAACCAACACACAATTACTTAGGGACTTAATTAAAATTTAGGGTTGAATAGCTTTACTAGTTCAGGTTTCTATACATCAATGTTTGAGCAATAATGTGGGTAGATTGGTCAAAAGACCCTCCTTGGTTTTCTCTTGATTACTAAATAACATAGActggggtgggcagctaggtggtgcagtgcaccagccatggattcaggaggacttgagttcaaatttgacctcatacttgacacttactagctgcatgaccctgggcaagtcacttaactctcattgccttgcaaataaatagattgatatagatagataaataatagaAGTCAAATCAGTAATTCCCAGGATAATTGTGTAAATGTAACTCATCTATaacaatgagaaaacagatgtatcctattctttttttgtttgtttttgtggggcaaatgagggttaagtgacttgcccagggtcacacagctagtaagtgtcaagtgtctgaagctggatttgaactcaggtactcctgaatccagggccagtgctttatccactgtgccacctagcttccctgatgtATCCTATTCTTAAGAAAAATCTGATATATGACAATCCAAATTCATGAAACAAATTAGGAATCATATACCTTGCAAAAAAAACTGTTCACTTCACTGCAAGGTTCCTTTAAGTTATGAGtatttgtgcatttaaaataGAATTCTGTTTACAAAAATTTAATTTACATACAAATTTTCAGGACTAAATATTTTCCTTAAGGTGATGTTTCTTTATAGAAAGTAGGATTCTAATTATAGAgaagaatgagatttttttcccccagtcacACCCTTTATGTGGCTGAGCCAAGATGTTAAtcgtcaacatttttttttctataaaagacATACCGTCTCTGGAAACTACTCCTTTAAGAGGGTATAGGTTTTGTGGCCCAGGccattgaaaaataaagaaatagttaaatatttaaaattttctaccATTAACTGAGAATCGCCCTGCCCACCGAAGCTTTAGGGACCTGCTCTCAGGATGCAGAAATTGGAAaccaggaagaagggggaaactGGAAGAGTcaggttttttaaaagttatagttTTAAAAAGGATCTTTGCTTGTCTTACATACTAGCAAAACTTTACCATACCCACTAATTGGAAACTCTTAGTCTCATATTCAGGGTCAAGtcagggaaggaattggggaattaaatgcataaaataaaatacatagaattgcaaaagaaaccaattatattggaatatgtgtgtatgtatgcatatgtatacacacatgttccCATTCAAATTCATGGTCTCTCCTGAAATTTCTCATTGACCTCTGGGAAGACCCCCAAACTAATGTGACCCAGTCTGTGATTCTACAGGCTTTTCTGTTATGTTGGTACCTAGTACAACTATTTCTTTATAGAAAGTAGGATTCTAATTATAGAGAAGAAtgagattttttcccccagtcaCACCCTTTATGTGGCTTAGCCAAGATGTTAAtcgtcaacattttttttttctattaaaaaaataacatctcTGGAAACAGTACTCCTTTAAGAGGGTATAGGTTTGTGGCCCAGGCcattgaaaactttttaaaaaactcatcccagggcagctaggtggtgcagtggatagatcagtggccctggattcaggaggtcctgagttcaaatgcggctgctgtgtgactctgggcaagtcacttaaccctcactgccctcaaaacaaaacaaaacaaaaaaaaccctcatctcagctatataaacttttaaaatctaGCAACAGGGGTTCAGGAGGCCCTATTGTGTGCAAGTGAAGGCTGTCCTTAGATTACATGACCTAGACATAAGgattcttaggggaaaaaaaaaacatatatagttatatacacacagacatacacacatgtattatgtatacatatatatgtatgataaatatatattagaagtttcttttgcaattctatgtattttattttaaaacattctgattGAGAAGGGGCACATAGATTCACTGGATTGCCAGAGAGGTTCACAGCACTCAAAAATGTTAAGATCTCCAAGAGAAACTCTGGGCTAAGAGTTGTGAGACCTTGGTTGTAGTACTAGTTCTACAACTTTTTAGCACTAACTATGGACAAATTAGTTAAGATCTTGGCATCTCagtctaaaatgagaataaaggtTACATACAGTATGTTCTACatattaataagtgtttactgattTAATGAATGAATCCTTAAGGCACCAACCTACCTCCTAGGATAGATGTGTGTGTTTCTGAGCCAGTCTGAGTgctgaaggaaagaaggcaggttGGTAGGCTGGAAGGAAAGACCATTAATTATGTgctgttaagtgctgggaataccaaCACGAAGGCTTGGTTCCTCCTGCCTTCCACAAGCATACATTCTACTGAGAGACAAAATTTTGGGGGGAGCAATGTCCAGAGATGGGTGTTTTGGTCTGGTAGGTCACAGGGTTGGTGAGTGGAATAATAGAGAAATTGATTGGCATACCCTTTCCAGGGGCAGTTCTGTTGTTGGTCAGAGCAAGAGCTAAAAATGGGGAGGGTGAAAAAGATGTGGTTCCTAAGAGTCTCCAACGACAGGGCTTGCCTCTTTCCAGGAGTCATATTCTCTGGGTCTGTTTGGAAGCGTAGACAGCAGAAAGGGAAGCGACACAAGTGGAAAAGGAAATTCTCTGATCCCAGAGAATTAGCAATAAAAGAggtactggggggcagctagttggttgcagtgtataaagcactgccttcaattcaggaggacctcattcaaattcagcctcagacacttgacattagctgtgtgaccctgggcaagtcaccttaaccctaaaaaaataaaataaaagagatactGAAAGATTTAGAAGAGTAAATGCTTGCTccaactttcaaaaaaaaaaggtaggggagGAAGTAGTGCCTACAAAACTATGGGCTACTGAGCTTGATTtggttcctggcaaaattctataaTGTATTATTAATAGGATGGCTAGTGAACATCCAGCAATCATGAAGTATCCGGATGACTTCATTTATCTCATTTCTCTTAGGGCACCATTTACTAGACTCAAAGTCAAAGGAATATTATATAGTTTGTCTAGATTTTAGGAAAGCAGTTTATATTTCTCATGATAGTCTTGtgaaaaagacagagaggtaAGATAGATGATAATAGTAAGATGAATTTGGAACTAGTTGAATGGCCAATTCCAAAGAGGAGTAATGGTTTGATGCTACCTTGGAAGAAGACCTCAAGTGCAATGTTCAGGAAGCTCTGCTTGGCCTTATTATGTTGCTTGGGGTCTTTTTGTTGGCCTGGTTTCTTTTTCACATCAATTACTTGGAAAACCCAGAGCCAGTTTCTTGCAAtaacttttgggggtggggcagctaggtggcacagtggatagagcaccggtcctggagtcaggaggacctgagttcaaattcagcctcggacacttgacactagttgtgtggccctgggaaagtcatttcaccccagttgcctcaccaaaaaaaaaacaacaaacaacaacaacaacaacaaataactttTGGGAGGAGTTAGGACCTTTTGGTGTTTGCTTTACAAAAGAAGCAGACCAGCCTAAAAGCAAAAGtcctttattattttctcttacaCAAGGGAAGACTTGAGACAAAAGGGGACATCAGGGTATGGGAGCAAaaattggagggaggggagacatTTTGGGGGCAACAAGGTAAAATCACAACTGGAACAGTCACTCCATTGAACCTTCACACAATGGCAGGAAGAGAATGGTACTAACGATGTAATCATAGGCCTGGAGAGAAGCTACTTATTCGGGATATTCTCAGTTTCTGCTCTCAGATCACTCTCCCTAATTAGTTTGGgaaatattttctcctccatCAGGGACAACATACCAATCCTACATTTGGGGGATGACAGCTAAAACTACAAAACTATCCTGTCCCTAGGCTGATTCTTCCATGGGCTAGGATTCCCTAGGGGACCAATGAGACAGTTTCAGAGTGGGGGATGCATGGTAGGTTTAATAAGGACTTGGAGTGTCTTTCAAGCATAGGTTGAATGGCCACTTTTCAGGGATGTggagaaaaatattcatttcagAAAGTATGGGTTTGGACAAGAGCAGGGTTCCTTGGGGTTTATCAACTTTTAGactgagagatagagagatagctagatgatagatatacCAATATATTaaaccaattaaattgaaatagttttatatatatatataactattttacatatatatgtatgtatatattacatataaaactatttcaatttaattggtttcctttgttaccctgtatattttgttttctgcatttaaaaacattattatgagaaggggGCCatgggtttcaccagattgccaaagggaccATGACTCCAAAATGGTTAAAAAGCCCTGGACTAGAGGGTCTTTGATGCCatttccaactctaatattctgtgatctTGTGGTAACATGAGGataatgtgtcaagataatggaatgtgatagatgaaaggatttagcagatactcaggggcctaCCTGGAGATTGatgtaaactgattgaattgggtgagagtgattgactgctgactcacttgtaagcacatctggctggtccttaagagggtattgttctcagaagctaaaaactttgaactttatatggagaccaccttcaggtccagtgaaccaatgaatttgaatgacactagccaatcagctggaagaacctcccatttctgggaggagaacaggaaggaggaagtgaacgCTGGCAGAAGAgctctcttttggtttgagacatcattgtggtggcagaggacttcagaagtgggaggtttaggaagggtTACGATTTCCATGCtgtaagaaatctcttctcaagctttctctttctttactatcttatatcttttaataaacccttagaaaacctaaactcatttatcagtgattttatccagtttcccccccaaaactgggggaccaattagaacccacatttagaattttaaattacacaataaatatatatgtatatacacatgtgtacacacatctATGTACAAATACACATAGACAATGtcttatatacatgtacatgtatatacatacatacacacacacatacacacataccttgTAAAGCAAGAGTGCTCATAGCTCAGGTAAATATGgcataatttaaatattttcattttccattatttttactGTAAAATTATTTGAATGCAAGGACCATGTCTTGGTGACTTTCATAATTTCCACACTGCTTCATAGTGTTGTACACGTAGTAGAACACATAAATGGTTGTTGAACTCAAATGATATAGAGAATAGTTTGTTCGCTGCATAGATCTAACCAAATTGTTCTTATTTGATCATGAAAATGGAACCAAatgagtggaaagagtactggactgcAAGCCAGGAGACTTGAGTTCTAGTCCTGTCTTTTCCAAAAactaagctgtgtgacttggacaagtcacctcaccaTGTGGCTCCCAATTTccttatatctgtaaaatgaaagcatcagaataaattatctctaaggccccttccacctctctaaaATCCCATTATTCTAGAGACAAATGTAATGATTTTTGGAGAAATATTTCACTTTTAAAGATATATTAAATTTggttttccatctttctttccccaGAAATTCTCTTCTAATTAAGTAACAGGAACTGCCTCCAAATTTCTCTTCCCAAACCAGCCACTAGGTTTTCCTGTCTgaaattactctttttttccaCATATGGCTGTTATTGTCATGTCTGTAATCCATTCCTCCAGATAGGCTGTCCTCCCCCATGGTGTcttaatatgattaaaaaaaaaaaacccacccacaGCCAACCAGGCATAAAGCGCTCATACTGTCACAAGAACCA is part of the Dromiciops gliroides isolate mDroGli1 chromosome 4, mDroGli1.pri, whole genome shotgun sequence genome and encodes:
- the SERTAD4 gene encoding SERTA domain-containing protein 4, translating into MTLVLSMNRFCDPIVSEGAAEIAEYQTLWESDCYNPSSPLQAPPQGDRGACHSLAGSHYRGISNPITTSKITYFKRKYVEEEDFHPPLSSCNHKTISIFEERAHILYMSLEKLKFIDDPEVYLRRSVLINNLMKRIHGEIIMQNNWCFSACSFSGASAQEWFMAQDCPYRKRIRMTKEDCEKFHACCFYQECGGHYLNLPFSVSAHGGNSSATPSSSSSSSSSTPMSLPSCSHQVDYGLSSAPLYRSDDQIPANEIFITNARSPGIQEKAKLNDEKASNATERDGVTLSREPMRGDHALECKGKFYDYFETECNEKSNVSESWKKSLRKKESLPSNKLCCSKGSKI